One part of the Fusobacterium pseudoperiodonticum genome encodes these proteins:
- a CDS encoding NCS2 family permease encodes MTLSDVLAALGVVLNGIPQALLAATYGFASVPTAFGFVVGAVACLLYGSVIPISFQAETITLAGMLGKDIRERLSIILFSGITMVILGLTGTLSIIVDFAGSTIINAMMAGVGIMLARIALGGLKESRIVTASSIASAFITYFFFGQNLVYTIVVCVIFSSLVANIFKIDFGGGIVENYKKIEIKKPILNFNVIRGSLALACLTIGANIAFGNITASMTGKYEANIDHLTIYSGLADAVSSLFGGGPVEAIISATAAAPNPLNSGILMMVIMAVILFFGLLPKISKYIPGHSVHGFLFILGAIVTVPTNASLAFSGGTPQDYVVAATAMTVTAANDPFIGLLVALVVKYIFVFIG; translated from the coding sequence ATGACACTTAGTGATGTACTTGCTGCTTTAGGAGTTGTTTTAAATGGTATTCCACAAGCTCTTTTAGCTGCTACTTATGGTTTTGCTTCAGTTCCAACTGCCTTTGGTTTTGTTGTTGGTGCCGTTGCTTGTCTGTTATATGGTTCTGTTATACCAATTTCATTCCAAGCTGAAACAATAACTCTTGCTGGAATGCTAGGAAAAGATATTAGAGAAAGACTTTCAATAATTTTATTTTCAGGTATAACTATGGTTATTTTAGGACTTACTGGAACTCTTTCTATAATAGTTGACTTTGCAGGTTCAACAATTATAAACGCAATGATGGCAGGAGTCGGAATAATGTTGGCTAGAATAGCTTTAGGTGGGCTAAAAGAAAGTAGAATTGTTACTGCTAGTTCGATTGCATCAGCCTTTATAACTTATTTCTTTTTTGGACAAAATTTAGTTTATACTATTGTAGTCTGTGTAATATTTTCAAGCTTAGTTGCCAATATCTTCAAAATAGATTTTGGTGGAGGAATTGTTGAAAATTACAAAAAAATTGAAATAAAAAAACCTATTTTAAATTTCAATGTCATTCGTGGATCTTTGGCTCTTGCTTGTTTGACTATTGGAGCTAATATAGCCTTTGGAAATATTACGGCTTCTATGACAGGAAAATATGAAGCTAATATAGATCACTTAACTATATACTCAGGACTTGCTGATGCTGTTTCTTCACTTTTTGGTGGTGGACCAGTTGAAGCTATCATATCTGCTACTGCTGCTGCACCTAACCCTTTAAATAGTGGAATTCTAATGATGGTAATAATGGCAGTTATCTTATTCTTTGGTTTATTACCTAAGATTAGTAAATATATTCCTGGGCACTCTGTTCATGGTTTCTTATTTATTTTAGGAGCTATAGTAACAGTACCTACAAATGCTTCTCTTGCATTTTCAGGAGGAACACCACAAGATTATGTTGTTGCTGCAACTGCTATGACAGTTACTGCTGCAAATGACCCTTTCATTGGACTACTTGTAGCTTTAGTTGTTAAATATATTTTTGTATTCATAGGATAA
- a CDS encoding phosphoribosyltransferase family protein translates to MKTYTLNIAGLKRELPIIKLSYDLSIASFVILGDTEIVRKTAPMIAKKLPDVDFIITAEAKGIPLAYEISRVLNLNEYIVARKSIKAYMEAPIEVDVDSITTNGSQKLYLNSIDAQKIKGKRVALVDDVISTGQSLKALETLVEKAGANIVAKAAILAEGDAKDRKDIIFLEALPIF, encoded by the coding sequence ATGAAAACTTATACTTTAAACATTGCTGGACTTAAAAGAGAATTGCCTATAATAAAACTTTCTTATGATTTATCAATAGCTAGTTTTGTTATCTTGGGAGATACTGAAATTGTTAGAAAGACTGCTCCTATGATAGCCAAAAAATTACCAGATGTTGATTTTATAATAACTGCTGAAGCAAAGGGTATACCATTGGCTTATGAAATTTCTAGAGTTTTAAATTTAAACGAATATATTGTTGCTAGAAAAAGTATAAAAGCCTATATGGAAGCTCCTATTGAAGTTGATGTAGATTCTATAACAACTAATGGTTCTCAAAAATTATATTTAAATAGTATAGATGCACAAAAAATTAAAGGAAAAAGAGTTGCTTTGGTAGATGATGTTATCTCTACTGGACAATCTTTAAAAGCCCTTGAAACATTAGTTGAAAAAGCTGGTGCAAATATCGTAGCAAAGGCTGCTATACTTGCTGAAGGAGATGCAAAAGATAGAAAAGATATCATTTTCCTTGAAGCATTACCTATATTTTAA
- a CDS encoding HrgC protein has protein sequence MAIKVRLEKEGQLKNAFVGFSWTTFFFGFWVPLFRGKLKDFAYFFMFFLCKIIIFAVLAKEIFDIVYIGIEESKFEISYYIIVPFILMTALYPIDIFLAYTYNKYSTTNMFKEGFYLIENDEYSAAILKDYTYLPYTEEEFADEELLKRYEQHVKKARKSEKNKCVVAIIIMASYQVFLGVVSSVPTIFSFFNNI, from the coding sequence ATGGCTATAAAAGTTAGATTAGAAAAAGAGGGACAATTAAAAAATGCCTTTGTAGGCTTTAGCTGGACAACATTCTTCTTTGGATTTTGGGTTCCATTGTTCAGAGGAAAACTTAAAGATTTTGCTTATTTTTTTATGTTTTTTCTTTGTAAAATTATTATTTTTGCAGTACTTGCAAAAGAAATTTTTGATATAGTTTATATTGGGATAGAAGAAAGTAAATTTGAAATTTCATATTATATAATAGTGCCTTTTATCTTAATGACAGCACTATATCCAATAGATATTTTTTTAGCTTATACATATAATAAATATTCCACAACTAATATGTTTAAAGAAGGTTTTTATCTTATCGAAAATGATGAGTATTCAGCTGCAATTTTAAAAGACTACACTTATTTACCTTATACAGAAGAAGAATTTGCTGATGAAGAACTTTTAAAAAGATATGAACAGCATGTAAAAAAAGCTAGAAAGTCTGAGAAAAATAAATGTGTTGTAGCAATTATAATAATGGCTTCTTATCAAGTATTCTTAGGTGTTGTATCATCAGTGCCAACTATATTTTCATTTTTTAACAATATCTAG